GAATCGTAGGAGAGGTGCTTGGAAAGTACCATCCACATGGCGATTCGTCAGTATACGACACCATGGTTCGTATGGCGCAGGAATGGTCTTTGCGCTATCCTTTGGTTGACGGACAAGGTAACTTTGGTTCGGTAGATGGCGACAGCCCTGCCGCCATGCGTTATACCGAGGCACGTCTTCGCAGAATTGCAGAGGAGTTGTTGGCAGACATCGAAAAAGATACAGTTGACTTCCGACTGAACTTTGATGATACCTTGCAAGAACCAACCGTTCTTCCTGCAAGAATCCCCAACCTGTTGATCAATGGTTCTTCGGGTATTGCTGTTGGTATGGCCACGAATATGGCACCACATAACCTTACAGAGGTTATCAACGGTACCATCGCTTACATCGATAACCGCGACATTACCATTGCTGAGTTGATGGAGCACATCAAGGCTCCTGATTTCCCTACAGGAGGAACCATCTACGGATACGATGGTGTTCGCGATGCTTTCGAAACAGGTAGAGGCCGAGTAATGATGCGTGCCAAAGCTGAGTTTGAAGAAACGAAGTCAGGTCGTGAGCAGATCATCGTTACCGAAATTCCTTATCAGGTCAATAAGGCCGAAATGATCAAGAAAACTGCCGACCTGGTAGTTGAGAAGAAGATTGAAGGAATCAGCGATATCCGCGATGAATCGGATAGAAAAGGGATGCGTATCGTTTATGAATTGAAACGCGATGCCATTCCTAATGTGGTGCTTAATACCTTATATAAGTATACAGCGCTGCAGACCTCTTTCAGCGTAAACAATATTGCGCTTGTTAAAGGCCGTCCGGAAATGCTCACGTTGAAAGACATGATCGTGCATTTCGTGGAGCACCGTCATGACGTCATTGTAAGACGTACCAAGTTTGAATTGGACCAAGCTGAAAAGCGTGCGCACATCCTGGAAGGTCTCATCATTGCCTCAGATAACATTGATGAGGTCATCAAGATCATCCGTGCTTCTTCTAGCCCAGATGAGGCGAGAGAAAAGTTGATGGAACGCTTCAATCTCAGCGATATTCAATCGCGTGCCATTGTTGAAATGCGTCTACGTCAGCTTACAGGACTGGAGCAAGACAAATTGCGTGCTGAGTACGAGGAGTTGATGAAGACCATCGAATACTTGAAAAGCATTCTAGACAACGAAGACCTGAGATACACCATCATCAAAGATGAATTGGTGGTTATCAGAGATAAGTACGGTGATGAAAGACGAAGTGTGATTGAGCACAACGCCAACGACCTTCGTATGGAAGACATGATTGCCGATGAGGAAGTGGTCATCACCATTTCCCATATGGGCTACATCAAGCGTACGCCACTAACCGAATACCGTGTTCAAAGTAGAGGAGGAGTAGGAGCAAAAGGCAGCACCACGCGTGATGAGGATTTCTTGGAATACCTCTTTGTGGCAACCAACCACAACTACATGCTCTTCTTTACCGAAAAAGGCAAGTGTTTCTGGATGCGCGCTTTCGAAATTCCGGAAGGAACCAAGACAAGTAAAGGAC
This window of the Flavobacteriales bacterium genome carries:
- the gyrA gene encoding DNA gyrase subunit A — translated: MAEGERIIPINIEDEMKTAYIDYSMSVIVSRALPDVRDGLKPVHRRVLYGMLDLGVRAGSAYKKSARIVGEVLGKYHPHGDSSVYDTMVRMAQEWSLRYPLVDGQGNFGSVDGDSPAAMRYTEARLRRIAEELLADIEKDTVDFRLNFDDTLQEPTVLPARIPNLLINGSSGIAVGMATNMAPHNLTEVINGTIAYIDNRDITIAELMEHIKAPDFPTGGTIYGYDGVRDAFETGRGRVMMRAKAEFEETKSGREQIIVTEIPYQVNKAEMIKKTADLVVEKKIEGISDIRDESDRKGMRIVYELKRDAIPNVVLNTLYKYTALQTSFSVNNIALVKGRPEMLTLKDMIVHFVEHRHDVIVRRTKFELDQAEKRAHILEGLIIASDNIDEVIKIIRASSSPDEAREKLMERFNLSDIQSRAIVEMRLRQLTGLEQDKLRAEYEELMKTIEYLKSILDNEDLRYTIIKDELVVIRDKYGDERRSVIEHNANDLRMEDMIADEEVVITISHMGYIKRTPLTEYRVQSRGGVGAKGSTTRDEDFLEYLFVATNHNYMLFFTEKGKCFWMRAFEIPEGTKTSKGRAIQNLINIESDDKVKAFINVKDLKDEEYINNTYVIMCSKHGIIKKTTLAAYSRPRVNGINAITIKDGDQLLEAKLTTGESHILIAGTHGRCIHFPEAKVRPMGRTAAGVKGISLPKGVEVVGMICVEDVETETVMVVSENGYGKRSSVEDYRITNRGGKGVKTMNVTEKTGALIAIKSVVDANDLMIINKSGIAIRMDVAEIRVMGRATQGVKLINLKGKDSIAAIAKVEISVEEDEILLDEEGNPIVAEADENAAEDTGADATDENLDEEQESDENEE